Within the Musa acuminata AAA Group cultivar baxijiao chromosome BXJ2-9, Cavendish_Baxijiao_AAA, whole genome shotgun sequence genome, the region ATTTACATGCCGAATGGTTGATGGTTTCACCCGTCTCCCAATAATGAATTGGTCAACATTGTTCATTCATTAACAACGCGGTCAAATCCCACAATTTTTCTACTCCGATTGCTTGGAAATCAGCCAGCTTTGCAAATGGAATCAAGCTTGAGCTGCACTGCGCAAATCCAATCAACATCACAATCATTGGACTATCAACATGCAGTAATGAAGATGGTTCACATCGGCACGTAATCGCTTTGAACTTGCATTTGATCAAAGCCACCTTACTTTGATTCCCAAATGACCTGTTCTTGGGAGGTTCGGTGGCGGCCTCCCACCTCCTGCCCATAAATTTCTTTCCCGTTGTTGACGAAGCGAGCGGTGTCGGAGATGAAGCGGATCTGAAGGAAGCGGCAAAGCAGCAGCTGCAGGGTAGCGCCGAGCCaccggaggaggacgaggaggagtgcTGAGCTATGAGGGATAAACTCCTCGGCGCTGCGGCGGGACGGCCACTTCTGGTGGTGGCTGCCCTAACGATCGTCctgctgctcatcttcctctctggAGCTACTCGGAATCTGCCGCTTGATCTACTCACTCGTAGTTACTCCGCCCCAGAAGAAGGTGAATTTTCTTCCACTTCATTCATATCCTTCTTGCTTTCGATCGAAACCCGGAGGCTTAGATCACTTTCTGCTACTTAGTCGACCTCTGTTCTTTGTTGGCATCCAATCGCACCAAAAGTAGGATCTTTTAGATTTTGACCATTGATTGATTGGGGGAAACCTCTGTTATAAATTTCATctgcttcttcatcatcatctataAGTTTCACTAAATAAGAGGATCTCTTTCAGCATTCCTCCTGTCCTCTAAGATCTCAGACCTCTTGTTCACTAGCTTCCTCATACGATCTCTACTTAAAAATGAAACATATGATTTATAATGTCTCTGCTGCATCTTTGCTCAAAAGCTAGATAGATAAAAATCGAAGCTACATCTAATCAGAAATAAATTCCAACCTTCTGGTTGAATACAGGGTTATTGTGCCTGACCTTAATCTAAGAATATTTGTGTATAGATTTGTAGCAAATCTGAAAGTCTTGTGGCACAACTACATTGATGGCTCATGTTTGAACTTAAATCAAATATCCCGTAGAAAACTTTAGCACAGCTGACCAATTAGGGAGCCCACAATTTACCTATTATAATGTTTAATGATTTGAACATCCGGATGTAATGTTCATAGGAGGTTGCTCGAAAGTGGCCCATAACATCGGCACCCGAATGTGGTGTGGTGTCAAGTAGGCAAAGTAACTTCGAATATAAGAACACTTAAAAGGGAAGggataataattggtatcaattgttacaaatatataataataattattaaaggtagcaattttatttttattttttcattcacTTGCTTTTTATTCTTGTCTCTGATCTTTTCTGTTCATATGATTCCCCTTGACTATTTCTTACTCGGAGAACAAATTAATGTCCATTTTCTCACATTTCATCAACACCATCTCCTAAATGAATGTGTTATTCATGAATCTCCTGTGGTCTCTACGGCGGGCTGGGCTAGAAGGTATAGAGCAAATGAGAATAGAGTTGGTAGCAATGGGTTATCGGCTTTTCCCTAAACTACTACCTGCATATGACCAGCATAACAATAGAAGAAGCTTCGATGAATGGTGCAATCTAGtcgatatcattttttttcttattctggTGGTAATTCGGATTtgttagaaaatattcatatatgAAGAGAGATTAAAAAGATGGACTAAAAGAGTACAAGAGAGTCGAATGATATATGTCCGAATCTAGTCCACAATCTATCAACTAGGACTGATGTTTGACTCAATGTATGTTAATTATGATGCTGATTTAATTAGAATGCAGTCTGTCTTAGTTAGGAAATAATTATCAGATTTCACAATTAATATGTATGATGTCTCTAAATTGGTTTTATCTAGTAAGATTCTGAAAGAGGAAGTAAATCAAATTTAAAAGGGAACAAATGATGCAgaatgaaaaaagaaagaagaagaagaagaagaacataacaaATCAAATGGATTTCAAGAGATTCTGAAGGAGAACATAAGGTTTCAAGAGCCAACAATCCTGCCAGACAGAAATGACAATCTATTACTTCATTTGCTGTCAGATTTCTTGTTGTAGATTAGCCTGTGTTGGAATGAGAGTTGGGCATCAATGTCTTCTGCACATATCTAATGTGTTTTTGGTAAGAATGGTGTTGTAGTCTACATTTCTTTCATAACCACTTCATGTCTCTCTGCAACATCCCATTACTACATCTCATTCAGGTTATGTGTACGCTAAAACATTGCCGTCCGTGTTCTCAAATCTCAGGTCCCCAGAACTGCTCATCGGCATCTCCGATTGAGCCAGCCAAGGACAAGCTCCTTGGAGGTCTACTGAGCCctgcattcgatgaaccctcttgCCTGAGCCGCTACCAGTCCGCACAGTTCTGGAAGTCATCGAACCACACGCCATCGCCGTTCCTCTTGCAGAAGCTGCGAAGCTACGAAGCCCTCCACAAAAGATGTGGCCCGCTCACCGATCTCTATAACAAGAGCATCGAGCAGCTCAGATCCAATCGCAGCACAGGGCCTTTGGAGTGCAACTACGTGGTGTGGCTGCAATCCGGTGGATTAGGCAACAGATTGATGAGCCTGATCTCCACGTTCCTCTACGCGATCCTCAACAACAGGGTGTTGTTGCTCAGTGTTCCTGATGACCTCCATGACATGTTCTGCGAGCCATTTCCTGGGACTTCGTGGGCTTTACCTTGGGATTTCCCCATCAAGAAGTTGGAGACCCACGACTTTTATCGCGCATCTCCTCAGAGTTACGGAAACCTGCTGAAGAACAAGGTGCTCAGCAATGGCATGAACACCACGCTTGCTTCGCTGCCGGCTTATCTCTATCTCCACCTGATGCACGATGCCGATGACTCCGATAAGATGTTCTACTGTGAAGATGCTCAGCCGCTGTTTCAGAGCTTCCCATGGCTGTTCCTGCGATCAAACCAGTACTTCGCGCCCTCTTTGTTCCTCATGTCGCAGTACAACGACGAACTACAGAAGCTCTTCCCGGAGAAAGAGACCGTCTTCCACCATTTGGGCAGATACCTTGTCCATCCTACTAACTCGGTCTGGGGCTACGTCACAAGGTACTACGAAGCTTATCTAGCCAATGCGAAGGAAAGGGTGGGCATCCAAGTCAGGAACTTCCCGAACGCGCCGGTTAAGTTGGAGCTCATGCTGGATCAAGTAGTCAATTGCACGCTGAAAGAGAAGATACTGCCGGACATCAAGGTGGAAGTTCCTGCGAACCTGACGACAAGCGGAGTGAAGCCGAAAGCTGTGCTCGTGACCAGTCTGCAGACGGGGTACTTCGAGAAGCTCAGGAACATGTACTACGAGCATTCGTCGACCACCGGAGATGCGATCGGCGTGTACCAGCCAAGCCACGAGGAGCTGCAGCGCACGGAGAACCAGAATCACAACACGAAGGCTCTCGCGGAGATGTATCTGCTGAGCTTCAGCGACGTGCTGGTGACCACTGCGTTCTCCACGTTCGGCTACGTGGCGCAAGGTCTAGGCGGACTGAGGCCGTGGATGGTGCTGAGGCCGGACAACCAGAACCCACCCTGCCGCCGGGCGCTGTCGATGGAGCCCTGCTTCCATTTCGCGTCGGCGTACGACTGCAAGGCAGGGAGGAACATCGACAAAGGGACGGTGGTGCCGCACGTGAAGCACTGCGAAGATTTAGATTTCCGCTGGGGTCTTAAGCTGTTCGATTGAAGGACGACGGGGTGGCAGCGAGAGAGCAAGTAATCGATACTGTAGATTCTATTTGTTACGTATTTTTGTTCATCGCTGAAAACGCAAGGAAAATAAGAAACGTTAGCCGAAGTACTGTTTCCGTGAGGTTTAGTACAAATTACTATTTCTTGTGGCTGCCCTTTCGCTTACTGTCAGGATTTATTTGCGATCTTTGTATCCACGAAGTTCATGTAGCCGAAGAATCCACATCAAAATATGTATATTTCCAAATGTCTGTCTCGATTTTGATGTCATGTGGAGGCAAAGATTGAAAGATATGCCAATATCCTGAGGAATAGGTGGAGAAGAGAGATGTTCTACATTACATCTCAAACTATTAAGTCTGGTGGTGGTGTTCAAATCGAATTAAACGGGGCAATGATTTGGACCCATCTCTTTACGAGAGTGGTCCGTCCATGCTGTTTGTAGATCTAATGAGAAAAGAACAAAACAGTACTTTTTACCTCTTTCTGTCCTCACAAAAGGACGTCCTCCGCCTTTTAATCAATAATcttagttcaaatcatttaatgagatTATTTTTGAGTAAtatctttaattaattatttttcatcaaaaaataaaacatatttaGCTCAATAAAATGATTGTAatatcttaaaatcatgctttaGTTGCATTATCGTGTAATTCCCAAAATCCAAATCTCAAAAATTAATTGGGCCATCTAATATTTTAATCCTATGATCATATATTTTAACATGTCCTTCGAATCGTTACTCCGatatcatatttataaaaaaattaaaaaattattattttattattcagaaGATACTTTTTTTCATGTTTAAATTCAAATCCCTATCTTTATAATAGCAAATCTTATATTAATAAGGAAAAAATAACACATCTTCTTGGAATGGCCGATGAaaaagtctcttccacccaaaccttaaatctattataaaatagtagattattttaaaaataaatataaaataaaaacatattaaCAACCATAACCTTTCAAAAATCATaaacataatttttaatatttatgaaatatatatatatatcaataatttaatatgaaatgataatatatcaattgattataaaattaatgtatttaaaaaataatgataatttttatatgataaataaaatcatgcattaatcgCATGCAACATATATATAATAGTCAGATAATAAAGGTATATATCACAcccgatggtgcactctcccaacaacggatgaaaAGAACTCATATCGTATCTCCAATAATGGATGAAGTGATATCTCTCACCTACCCAACAATTGATGAAAGAATCATCTAACTATCATGTCTGACGATTTGCTAATCTTTAAATGAAATCACCCTACATGCCCTTGGTAGGGATACATATACAACTATGATCATTTATTTATATTCATCTATTCAAGAAAtagtattataaaatattatgagagaccatgcTTAATATATGATCTACTAGACTATGTCCATTGGTGGCTCCACACTATGATAGACTCGTAACTCCTTTCATAATTTACACTTTTAACGTGGACCACTAGCATAGTTATATATATTGTATGATaacaaacatattaatattataaacttaaaaaagtaaaaaattgataattataaaTGACACCTTCGGATAAAACTTTGaacttcatcaaatcataaatacatgagATCAATCTCTCAATggtcctcaatcaaccaaaaccctaattggagtgttataattcatttaaaccaaactcaattaaaTTAAAACTTAATGGAACCAATCTCAAATCATTATAGGACTACTCTAATTTAGATTTTATTAAATTCAATTGGGTCAAATAGGTTtaaactagtcaagttagtttggaattaCCCTAAACAAGTTTGAACCGATTAAATTAATAAGCTCAAACATATAAAAGGAGGTGAGTCTTAGATGGGTCATGTGTGACGTACATGCTTATCCCAAGTAATAAGTTAGGCTGAGGTACAACAAGATGGATAGAGGAGCGACGATGTGTCTAGCATCAATTA harbors:
- the LOC135623708 gene encoding galactoside 2-alpha-L-fucosyltransferase-like yields the protein MRDKLLGAAAGRPLLVVAALTIVLLLIFLSGATRNLPLDLLTRSYSAPEEGPQNCSSASPIEPAKDKLLGGLLSPAFDEPSCLSRYQSAQFWKSSNHTPSPFLLQKLRSYEALHKRCGPLTDLYNKSIEQLRSNRSTGPLECNYVVWLQSGGLGNRLMSLISTFLYAILNNRVLLLSVPDDLHDMFCEPFPGTSWALPWDFPIKKLETHDFYRASPQSYGNLLKNKVLSNGMNTTLASLPAYLYLHLMHDADDSDKMFYCEDAQPLFQSFPWLFLRSNQYFAPSLFLMSQYNDELQKLFPEKETVFHHLGRYLVHPTNSVWGYVTRYYEAYLANAKERVGIQVRNFPNAPVKLELMLDQVVNCTLKEKILPDIKVEVPANLTTSGVKPKAVLVTSLQTGYFEKLRNMYYEHSSTTGDAIGVYQPSHEELQRTENQNHNTKALAEMYLLSFSDVLVTTAFSTFGYVAQGLGGLRPWMVLRPDNQNPPCRRALSMEPCFHFASAYDCKAGRNIDKGTVVPHVKHCEDLDFRWGLKLFD